A single region of the Salvia miltiorrhiza cultivar Shanhuang (shh) chromosome 8, IMPLAD_Smil_shh, whole genome shotgun sequence genome encodes:
- the LOC130999973 gene encoding YTH domain-containing protein ECT3-like translates to MAEMTGPVNFHRDVDFDFRLRDKRSGSFPVKWHFIKDLANLKNFRFTILHNNENMPGTDKRDIQRLSYKKGLRMHNIFKRRTSTTSLLDFMQEEGEGRLQKQ, encoded by the exons ATGGCAGAAATGACTGGCCCAGTGAATTTTCACAGAGATGTGGATTTCGATTTCCGGCTGCGAGATAAACGGAGTGGAAGCTTTCCGGTGAAGTGGCACTTCATAAAGGATTTGGCAAACTTAAAAAATTTTAGGTTCACCATATTGCACAACAATGAGAACATGCCAGGGACTGACAAAAGAGACATACaaagg TTGAGCTACAAGAAAGGTCTGCGGATGCATAACATATTCAAGCGCCGTACGTCAACAACATCCCTACTCGATTTTATGCAGGAAGAGGGAGAAGGCAGGCTTCAGAAACAATGA